AAAACTAATATTATTGTAACTAAAAGAGCTGGACCAAAAACTAATAACAAAAGAAGAAAGTTATTAATTATTAAAACATTGGGATTCAAGTATCCAATAAGTTTCAACAATCCAGACAGAAACAAAGAAATTAGCCAGATAAAAAGGTATTTTAAATTTGCTTTATCAAACAAAGTTTTCGTGTGCGTTATTATGTATTATCTTATATATAGAACATAACCTTTAATGGACTCAAATAAACTAAAACTTAGATTAGACGATATTTCTGAAGTCAACCCTGCTTTAACTTGCTTCCACAGGAATGATCCAGCTCCTGTATTGCCATTAAGAGATGAGCCTGATCTGCTATCTTGGCTAGAAACCACAGGAAGACTTATTGCAGAAAAAGAGGGAGACTCACAAGAGATTAGTACTATAGAAGAAGAAGAACTTTCAGCGCTAATGGGAGAAAAAGAAGATTATAAAACTGAAGAAGACCCTTCAGAAGATGATTGGGAAGATTAAAAAGTTTAACTTTA
Above is a window of Prochlorococcus marinus XMU1406 DNA encoding:
- a CDS encoding DUF3134 family protein, coding for MDSNKLKLRLDDISEVNPALTCFHRNDPAPVLPLRDEPDLLSWLETTGRLIAEKEGDSQEISTIEEEELSALMGEKEDYKTEEDPSEDDWED